A single genomic interval of Aegicerativicinus sediminis harbors:
- a CDS encoding PorP/SprF family type IX secretion system membrane protein, producing MNKIPKLLILIGLSSIFSHAQQDAQYTQYMYNTIVVNPAYAGSRETMNINGLYRAQWIGLEGAPRTMTLAGHTPLSNENIGIGVSLMRDEIWIQTQTHFNVDFSYTIKTDSLGKLAFGLKAGGNFLNIDYSKTNPENPSEADFMQNVDNRFYPNIGFGLYYYTEKFYIGYSAPSLLRTRYYANETGAESYVSQERINHYLISGYVFDINPSLKFKPAVLLKAVSGAPLQIDTSANFLFNEKLTVGVAYRWSAAMSGLVGFQLTDKLMIGYAYDWETSRLNNYNSGSHELFLRFEFDLINDDVFISPRFF from the coding sequence ATGAATAAAATACCCAAATTGTTAATTTTAATTGGGCTGTCTAGCATATTTAGCCATGCACAGCAAGACGCTCAATACACCCAATATATGTATAACACTATTGTTGTAAATCCTGCTTATGCTGGTTCTAGGGAAACCATGAATATTAATGGGCTTTATAGGGCACAATGGATAGGATTAGAGGGAGCGCCTAGAACCATGACGTTGGCTGGCCATACGCCTCTAAGCAATGAAAATATTGGTATTGGAGTTTCGCTAATGCGCGATGAGATATGGATTCAGACCCAAACACATTTCAACGTAGATTTTTCATACACCATTAAAACCGATTCCTTAGGCAAATTGGCTTTTGGGCTTAAGGCGGGGGGGAATTTCCTTAATATCGATTACAGTAAAACCAATCCGGAAAATCCTTCTGAAGCCGACTTTATGCAAAATGTGGATAATCGGTTTTATCCGAACATAGGATTTGGACTCTATTATTATACCGAGAAATTCTATATCGGGTATTCTGCTCCATCATTATTGAGAACTCGATATTATGCAAATGAAACAGGTGCCGAGTCATATGTTTCTCAAGAAAGAATCAATCATTATTTGATTTCAGGTTATGTCTTCGATATTAATCCAAGTTTGAAATTTAAGCCAGCTGTATTGCTTAAGGCTGTGTCGGGGGCTCCACTTCAAATTGATACATCTGCTAATTTCCTCTTTAATGAGAAGTTGACCGTTGGCGTAGCCTATCGATGGAGTGCCGCAATGAGCGGACTAGTTGGATTTCAATTAACTGATAAACTAATGATTGGCTATGCATATGATTGGGAAACTTCAAGGCTAAATAATTATAATAGTGGGTCACATGAATTATTTTTAAGATTTGAATTTGATTTAATTAATGATGATGTCTTTATATCCCCCAGATTTTTTTAA
- a CDS encoding OmpA family protein has translation MKQPRIYLLIVLLFNLSILFAQEKKVQRIDKKYDKLAYIKTSEVLLKVAEDGYESAELFMKLGNSFYFNNKMRDAVKWYAKLMEMEDVQVDPEYYFRYSQALKSIEKYEEADNYMRKFNEEKPEDSRAAAFINDVDYLATIEAASNYEAKVYNLPINSKLSDFGGYLYNGKIYFSSTRGGGKNYNWNEQPFLDIYTATNDGNNKYGEVVGLGEPINTKVHESSIAITPDGKFLFFTRNNFYDKKKTKGKDGVNRLQIYRAIKKGESWADIQPVHFNSSEYSVAHPSINADGTAMYFASDMEGNVGLSDIFRANLKPDGTFGNPENLGSLVNTEGEESFPFINSKGDLYFASNGYPGLGSLDIFVIRDFEKNFAEGGMEFKVENVGKPINSPMDDFAYYESVALKQGFFTSNRKGGKGDDDIYGFTILDCEQNLNGIVKDLDSTEPISEAVVSLYDSEGKLLETKNTDEKGLFKFLVNCDKDYLVRVEQEKYIGDEKRIVTPKTSQDLQMELFMELDAQEVGVGDDLAKTLDIPIIYFDFDDSKIRYDASVELEKVLVVLKTYPSMKLDIRSHTDSRGEAPYNLSLSDRRAKSTREYLIGKGIDPERLIANGFGESEPVNKCTDGVECSEEEHQLNRRSEFIISSM, from the coding sequence ATGAAACAACCTAGAATTTATTTACTAATTGTCCTTCTTTTCAACCTGAGCATTTTGTTTGCACAGGAAAAGAAAGTTCAGCGCATTGATAAGAAATATGATAAACTCGCCTACATTAAAACGAGTGAAGTGTTGCTTAAGGTGGCAGAAGACGGTTATGAGTCAGCCGAACTTTTCATGAAACTTGGCAATTCCTTTTATTTCAATAACAAAATGAGGGATGCTGTAAAGTGGTACGCTAAGCTTATGGAGATGGAAGACGTGCAAGTTGATCCGGAATATTATTTCAGATATTCACAGGCTTTGAAAAGTATTGAAAAATATGAAGAAGCTGACAATTACATGAGAAAATTCAATGAGGAAAAACCCGAAGATTCTAGAGCTGCAGCATTTATAAATGATGTAGATTATTTGGCCACTATTGAAGCCGCTAGTAATTATGAGGCTAAAGTTTACAACCTTCCAATAAATTCAAAATTATCTGATTTTGGAGGTTATTTGTACAATGGCAAAATTTACTTTTCCTCAACTCGAGGTGGTGGCAAAAATTATAATTGGAATGAACAACCATTTCTAGATATCTATACCGCTACCAATGATGGTAATAACAAGTATGGTGAAGTAGTAGGATTAGGTGAGCCAATTAATACGAAAGTACATGAGTCTTCAATTGCGATAACTCCAGATGGTAAGTTCCTGTTTTTTACACGAAATAATTTTTACGACAAGAAAAAAACAAAGGGAAAGGATGGGGTTAATCGCCTTCAAATTTATAGAGCAATAAAAAAAGGAGAAAGTTGGGCTGACATACAGCCGGTTCATTTTAATTCAAGTGAATATAGTGTAGCGCATCCATCGATTAATGCAGATGGAACAGCAATGTATTTTGCTTCGGATATGGAAGGCAATGTGGGACTTTCAGATATTTTTCGTGCAAATTTAAAACCTGATGGAACATTTGGGAATCCAGAGAATCTTGGGTCTTTAGTAAATACAGAAGGAGAGGAATCCTTCCCGTTTATAAATAGTAAAGGGGACCTTTATTTTGCTTCAAACGGATATCCTGGTTTAGGTTCATTAGATATTTTTGTTATTCGGGATTTTGAAAAAAATTTCGCTGAAGGAGGTATGGAATTTAAAGTTGAAAATGTTGGGAAACCAATTAATAGCCCAATGGACGATTTTGCCTATTACGAAAGTGTTGCATTGAAACAAGGCTTTTTTACTTCTAACAGAAAAGGGGGAAAAGGGGATGATGATATTTACGGTTTTACAATATTGGATTGCGAACAAAATTTAAACGGCATTGTCAAGGATTTAGATTCTACCGAACCAATTTCCGAAGCGGTGGTTTCATTATATGATAGCGAAGGAAAATTATTGGAAACCAAAAATACGGATGAAAAAGGATTGTTTAAATTCTTAGTTAATTGTGATAAAGATTATTTAGTAAGGGTGGAGCAGGAAAAATATATTGGAGATGAAAAGCGAATAGTAACTCCGAAAACATCTCAGGATTTGCAAATGGAATTATTCATGGAACTCGATGCGCAAGAAGTTGGTGTAGGTGACGACCTTGCTAAAACTCTTGATATTCCTATAATTTATTTTGATTTTGACGATTCGAAAATACGATATGATGCATCGGTTGAATTAGAAAAGGTATTGGTTGTACTTAAAACCTATCCATCAATGAAACTCGATATTAGAAGTCATACCGATAGTAGGGGGGAAGCACCTTACAATTTGTCGTTATCTGATAGAAGGGCTAAATCTACAAGGGAATATTTAATTGGAAAGGGAATCGATCCAGAACGACTTATAGCTAATGGTTTTGGAGAATCTGAACCTGTTAACAAATGCACGGATGGTGTTGAATGTTCGGAAGAGGAACACCAACTTAATAGGAGATCAGAGTTTATTATCTCAAGCATGTGA